In Corylus avellana chromosome ca2, CavTom2PMs-1.0, the following proteins share a genomic window:
- the LOC132168891 gene encoding ADP-ribosylation factor GTPase-activating protein AGD5-like: MLGQQQPFLMAASAKSSVGSQRFPAVVYQPWSNGILMPNQNWGSIGHQVPGMMMPVADPQKYMQMGNYQHIHQTGNSVPFPTTSMYTVGPVAPISGVTSMRANGAPSVSPVPSITPTQSGKDYDFSSLMQGMYTKQ; this comes from the exons ATGCTAGGCCAACAACAGCCATTTCTCATGGCTGCTTCAGCAAAGTCTAGTGTTGGATCCCAAAGATTTCCTGCCGTTGTGTATCAACCTTGGTCCAATGGTATTCTCATGCCCAATCAAAATTGGGGAAGTATAGGCCATCAAGTCCCTGGAATGATGATGCCTGTAGCTGATCCACAAAAATATATGCAG ATGGGAAACTACCAACACATACATCAGACAGGAAATTCAGTTCCCTTTCCAACAACGAG CATGTATACAGTAGGGCCAGTAGCTCCAATCAGTGGTGTGACAAGCATGAGAGCAAATGGGGCTCCCTCAGTATCGCCAGTACCTTCAATCACACCAACTCAATCAGGAAaagattatgatttttcatCATTAATGCAAGGGATGTATACAAAACAGTGA